A genome region from Flavobacterium sp. includes the following:
- the hemH gene encoding ferrochelatase, with product MKGVLLVNLGSPDSPTTKDVKPYLDEFLMDKYVIDVPYLLRALLVRGIILRKRPEESAHAYAKIWWEEGSPLVVLSERMQKKVQPLVNVPVSLAMRYGSMTIEKGLQELSDKGVTDVMLFPLYPQYAMASTLTILVKAEEIRKKKFPHMKFTDVPAFYNKPDYIKNLADSIQKHLVGFDYDHLLFSYHGIPERHIRKTDVTKSHCKIDGSCCNTPSPAHEFCYRHQCYETTRQVVKLLGLPEDKYSLTFQSRLAGDKWLEPYTDVEIDNMPAKGIKKLAVVTPAFVSDCLETLEEIAMRAKEDFEANGGEEFLAIPCLNDDDEWCQTVSNWINDWAK from the coding sequence ATGAAAGGCGTATTATTAGTAAATCTAGGATCTCCGGATAGTCCAACGACAAAAGATGTTAAACCTTATTTAGACGAATTTTTAATGGATAAATACGTGATTGACGTGCCGTATTTGTTGAGAGCATTATTAGTTCGTGGAATTATTTTAAGAAAAAGACCAGAAGAATCGGCTCACGCTTACGCGAAAATTTGGTGGGAAGAAGGTTCGCCGTTAGTGGTTCTTTCAGAAAGAATGCAGAAAAAGGTTCAGCCACTTGTGAATGTTCCAGTTTCTTTAGCAATGCGTTACGGAAGTATGACAATCGAAAAAGGACTTCAAGAATTGAGCGATAAAGGAGTTACAGATGTAATGCTTTTTCCTTTATATCCGCAATACGCGATGGCTTCCACTTTGACTATTTTAGTTAAAGCTGAAGAAATTCGCAAGAAGAAATTCCCTCACATGAAATTTACTGATGTTCCGGCATTTTACAACAAACCGGATTACATCAAGAATTTGGCAGATTCAATTCAGAAACATTTGGTTGGTTTTGATTATGATCATTTGTTGTTTTCGTATCACGGAATTCCAGAACGTCATATTCGCAAAACCGACGTAACTAAATCGCATTGTAAAATTGACGGTTCTTGCTGCAACACACCATCTCCGGCGCATGAATTCTGCTACCGTCACCAATGTTATGAAACTACAAGACAAGTCGTTAAATTATTAGGACTTCCAGAAGACAAATACAGTCTGACATTTCAATCACGTTTAGCGGGAGACAAATGGTTGGAGCCTTACACTGATGTTGAAATTGATAACATGCCGGCAAAAGGAATCAAGAAATTGGCAGTTGTTACACCAGCTTTCGTTTCAGATTGTTTAGAAACTCTGGAAGAAATCGCGATGCGCGCCAAAGAAGATTTTGAAGCAAATGGAGGAGAAGAATTCTTAGCAATTCCATGTTTGAACGATGATGACGAATGGTGTCAGACAGTAAGCAACTGGATTAACGATTGGGCGAAATAG
- a CDS encoding CopD family protein, with protein MEYYNYLKSLHLIFVITWFAGLFYIVRLFVYQIEASEKPSPEKEILQAQYKIMAYRLWYIITWPSAVLASIFAFWMLFFTDAGHIWLTQSWMHVKLCFVFLLYLYHGKCHQIFKQLQNDEVKYSNNFMRLWNEGATIILFAVVFLVVLKSAINWIFGVIGIILFSVLIMLGFRFYKRIRERK; from the coding sequence ATGGAATATTATAACTACTTAAAATCACTGCATCTTATATTTGTAATAACCTGGTTTGCGGGTTTGTTTTATATTGTGCGTTTGTTTGTGTATCAAATTGAGGCCAGTGAAAAGCCTTCTCCAGAAAAAGAAATTCTGCAGGCGCAATACAAAATAATGGCCTACCGTTTGTGGTACATTATTACGTGGCCTTCGGCGGTTTTGGCAAGTATTTTTGCTTTTTGGATGCTGTTTTTTACAGATGCAGGGCATATTTGGCTTACACAATCGTGGATGCACGTAAAATTATGTTTCGTTTTCCTTTTGTATTTATATCACGGAAAATGCCATCAGATTTTCAAACAACTACAAAACGATGAGGTAAAATATTCAAATAATTTTATGCGTTTATGGAATGAAGGTGCAACGATTATTCTATTTGCTGTTGTATTTTTAGTAGTTTTAAAAAGCGCTATAAACTGGATTTTCGGCGTAATCGGAATTATTTTATTCTCGGTTTTAATAATGCTGGGATTCCGTTTTTATAAAAGAATAAGAGAGAGAAAATAG
- a CDS encoding AraC family transcriptional regulator, whose amino-acid sequence MGSQEIIKIEDDFTLIRFQNDGTEPFYAQHEIIGTGLIQFHFGIKGNAKFLFNQGNYALELKEEKSLLLYNPQKELPLNLELAPNSWAISVIVSIKKFHALFSAEADYITFLSPDNKDKKYYNEGNISPSMAIVLSQLFHYNLHPSIKNLYYKGKGYELLSLYFNRTEDPNAEQCPFLIDEDNVLKIRKAKEIIIANMAEPPGLQELADEIGLNLKKLKMGFKQIYGDTVYGFLFDYKMDFARKLLDSGSYNVNEVGLKIGYSTGSHFIAAFKKKFATTPKKYLMSINANV is encoded by the coding sequence ATGGGTTCTCAAGAAATTATTAAAATTGAAGACGACTTTACGCTGATCCGTTTTCAAAACGATGGCACTGAGCCTTTTTATGCACAGCATGAAATAATAGGTACTGGCCTGATACAGTTTCATTTCGGGATAAAAGGGAATGCAAAATTTTTATTCAATCAAGGCAATTATGCTTTAGAATTAAAAGAAGAAAAATCGCTGCTTTTATATAATCCTCAGAAAGAATTGCCACTTAATTTAGAGCTGGCTCCAAACTCATGGGCGATCTCGGTAATTGTATCGATTAAAAAGTTTCACGCCTTATTTTCTGCCGAAGCCGATTATATTACTTTTTTAAGTCCTGATAATAAGGATAAAAAGTATTATAACGAAGGAAATATAAGTCCGTCAATGGCAATTGTTTTAAGTCAGCTGTTTCATTATAATCTACATCCGTCTATAAAGAACCTTTATTATAAAGGAAAAGGATACGAATTGTTGAGTTTGTATTTCAACAGAACCGAAGACCCAAATGCAGAACAATGTCCGTTTTTAATTGATGAGGATAACGTTTTAAAAATCCGAAAAGCCAAAGAAATTATCATCGCCAATATGGCTGAACCTCCGGGATTGCAGGAACTGGCAGATGAAATTGGTTTAAATTTGAAGAAACTAAAAATGGGTTTCAAACAAATTTACGGCGATACAGTTTATGGTTTTCTTTTCGATTACAAAATGGATTTCGCGAGAAAACTTTTAGACAGCGGTTCTTATAATGTAAACGAAGTAGGATTGAAAATAGGCTACAGCACCGGAAGCCACTTTATAGCAGCTTTCAAAAAGAAATTTGCCACGACTCCAAAGAAATATTTAATGTCGATTAATGCGAATGTTTAA